ATTTTAAGCCACTCTATTTTAAAGGATTGTAAACATCAACCAGCTGTACATGCAAGGGATATCCAGCCATCACTTCCTCCTAACTCCCATCAATGTTAGAAAATTGGCACGGTTCCATATAAAGTTGAATTTCTATCGCGTCATTGCATTAGCTGTCTGGCCCCTACTAGAATACCTAAGCCAAGTCAACACAAATACCGTACAAAACACATGCAATTTATTTCAATTCAGCCCTCCACACACGCAAAAGTTTCAATTACGATGTCACTAATACACTTTCTTTAATTTCGCGCTCTAAATACCGATATTGTTCCATTCGAGGCTAAAGTAGGTTGAAGTTGCATTTAACTGGTATAATTTTTTGGATGTTGGTCCTCTTATCAGGGTAAAAATGGCAGCCTCTTATAGATTATGAGGATAGCAATTGGATAATTGTGGATGTTTGAGGAAACAATTAAATGGATTCACACTTTGAAGCATAATAATGGTGcaatcttaattttctaaagaCTGCTATTAGAACTTTGATGTTTGTAGACATGATTGgtaaaattacatactattagGGCCaaaatgcaatttaccaaaCCACTTACTCACGAAATGCTTGATTTCCCACCAACGCTCAACACCAATTGTTATTCGTACCATTGAAACTTCGCTTCCACCAGCTATATATAGTCTATGACCATTCATTACTTTAGCTCAGTTTTAATCACAAAACAAAACTTTTGACTTTACTATTGTATCGTGTGACCTCAAAGTTATCATCCATGGCTTATGCTCTTTCTGTTAAAGCTTCCCTAGTCCTCAGTTTCTTTGTAGTAGcttttgctggaaatttttacCAAGATTTTGATATCACGTTTGGTGATGGACGTGCACAAATACTTCAAAATGGGAAACTTCTCACTTTATCACTTGATAAAACTTCTGGCTCAGGATTTAGGTCTAAGAACCAATATCTATTCGGAAAGATTGACATCCAGATGAAGCTTGTGCCCGGAAATTCAGCTGGCACTGTCACTACATACTATGTAAGTTAATCTTTTTAATTCATATCTATACACATATACATAGATATTCTTGTTTTATATGATAAGTTATTAGTAAAAAGAACCTATTCATATAGAAAATTTTTAGCAAAGTAactcaatcatttgaaatttCAATTACTAGCTTCTACTAATATTCTTAAAGTATGAGATTAATAGCCTTTGTGTGCTAATATTAATATACTCTAATactccaacaaaaaaaaaaaaaaaaaccaacaacaAGTACATGTCACGTGCCATGCATGGTCAAAGTTAATGTCAGACTAGTTTACTTGTGAAGTCAGGATAGGGATGGTCATCATATATTATCCCAGCCCTCTTTAAATGTTGTGTGCTCTTCTTTGCTCATATTTTATcatcagctaaagaaatttttgTGTCAATAATACAGTTATCTTCAATAGGGAGCAATCATGATGAGATTGACTTTGAGTTTCTTGGTAATTTAAGCGGAGAGCCTTATATTCTCCACACCAATGTATACACACAAGGAAAGGGAGGCAGAGAACAGCAATTTTATCTTTGGTTCGACCCCACCAAGGGCTTCCACACCTATACCATCCTATGGAACCCTCGAAGCATTATGTAAAGTCTCCTGTCTCATTCTCTCACATCCATTTTCagaagagttttggaaaaatataaaaatggaTATGAAGCTTCATCAAAAAGATTTCTTGAATTATTCTccaaatacatttttcaattagttttatttttttaaataccaTTTTATTCAAAAAGTTCTATGTTATTCCTGTTCCAAATATGATTCTAGAAAACGCAATCCAAATAGAAACGGTTTCAGAGAAAAAGGTACGTGTgacaaaaacttttttttttgtttttatagaaaattttcctagcaTTTATGGAAAATCGCAAACTacttggaatgattagtaccATCAAACCAAAAATGTTTCAGAATGTCATGCATGGTTAAATTGAAGATACAACCAAAAGGTTACCGTTACTGTTTCGAATTCTTTAAAGAGTTTTTCTAATGAATGTCCATTGAACAATTCTTTATTGtatgttttcttgtttttagcTTTTCTGTCGATGGGACTCCAATAAGGCAATTCAAGAACTTGGAATCTAGTGGCATCCCGTACCCAAAAGACCAGCCAATGTGGATGTATTCTAGCTTGTGGGATGCAGAAGATTGGGCTACTAGAGGGGGTTTGGTGAAGACTGATTGGAGCCAAGCCCCATTCATAGCTTCCTATCAAAATTATAATGCTCAAGCTTGCATATGGTCTTCAGGTTCCTCTACTTCTTCTTGCAGCAATAGTAATTCATCTGCAAATTCCTGGCTAACTGAATCCTTGGACAGTTCTGGTTTGGAACGAATTAATTGGGTGCAAAAGAACTACATGATTTACAACTATTGCACAGACAAAAACCGCTTTCCTCAAGGATTTCCTCACGAGTGCTCACTCTAGTctgatttttgttcttttttgtttttttttttatttgtaaacTTTGTTCTTGGAATTCCATATTGTGTAAAATTGATAATAAACGTCCCTGAAATGTTGTCATCCAGGAAAAAaacgaaaaagagaaaaaatttatGTGGTTGCAAAAAATagcttgaaaaagaaaaaggcaaacaAGTTCAGTCATTTGGATTGCATTACATTATAATTTTCTATCTTGAAATATCATGGACAGAATGCGATCAAATAATGTATTTTCTTTCATTGTTTACTTCCGTATGGATTATCAAGAAacaattaacttttttttttgataaagaaACAATTAACTTAGTTATGGTGTTATTACTGCAAAAACTCTCGAAATGAATATAATAAAGTCACCTCGGATTTGGAAAAAattctttgtttctttcctttttctttttctttttcttttttaatatgtGGAAAAGGGGACGTAGAATCTTAATTTATCATGTCCTTCTCAAAAGATTCAAATCTTTCCCATTTTGTTTTAGCTACTCACTTGACATGTATGCATGATAGCAACATTTCAAAGCTCTCCAACAACTGGAAGAGTTTTGTTCTAGGAAACAACGTTCAATTAAAATATACGGTTCAGGTGTTTTTGTTACTTGTAAAAATAGTTTATGGGGAAAAAAAAGTTGTTCTGCTACAAGCTAACAAAAGGATTCCGTGTTCTGCACGGATAGATGCAACAAGAAACCCCAAAATATAATTAAACTAGAACAAAGAAAGATGTAAAGTTGAAGGTGTGCCATGACCTTGTTATTTTCAGCTTCTCAATTGAGGGAACATCAATAAGTCaattcaagaaattggaatcTAGTGGCAATGCTCATCTAGAAGGACCCTCCAATTTGGAAGATTTCTAGTTTGCGTGGTATGGATGATTGGGTTAGAATTGAAGAGATGGTCTAATTAAGATTTGATTGGATCCAAGCCCCATTTACAGCTTCTAATTTTTACCAGAATTTTGGTTCTGGCCCCTTATAGTTTTGAACTAGTTGCAATTTCGTTCTTTAAGTATCAGTTTTTACACATGGGCTGTTATCTTTTTACACGTAGAAGGTGTGCCATGACCTTGTTATTTTCAGCTTCTCAATTGAGGGAACATCAATAAGTCaattcaagaaattggaatcTAGTGGCAATGCTCATCTAGAAGGACCCTCCAATTTGGAAGATTTCTAGTTTGCGTGGTATGGATGATTGGGTTAGAATTGAAGAGATGGTCTAATTAAGATTTGATTGGATCCAAGCCCCATTTACAGCTTCTAATTTTTACCAGAATTTTGGCTCTGGCCCCTTATAGTTTTGAACTAGTTGCAATTTCGTTCTTTAAGTATCAGTTTTTACACATGGGCTGTTATCTTTTTACACGTAGAGGATAAGCCCCTTCAATATGTTAACTTCAATATTTGATCCCTTCCAAATCTAAATTGATGCTATTAAAATACAACCATCTATAGCTGATACATAAAAAAAGACCAAACTTTTTCATAGCCACTTAAAaacttttttaataattttaatctATAGTATCCatgttctctttttcttctaacCTTGTTCTTTTCCTTCTATTTAAACTTTTCTCCTTATTCCTCTTCATttactttcatttcctttttctcccTTCTCTTATGCCATTTGCTGTGCTATTATTATttgtataattaaaataaaaatttgatacTCTTTaattaaatctttttttttgttgtagttTGTTCATCTGTTAGTTCTCactaatatataaatatattccAAACTCCATACCAtaacaaaatatatttttcttagATTGAAAAGAACATTTaatctaaaaaataaattattaaaaatatggGTAAATTACCTTTTACCCCTTGTAGTTTGGTGCTTTACTAGACAATCCCCCATGGTTTAAAAGCCTAAGGTAAAATACACTAAGTCCCCTTGTGGTTTGGGGTATAGTCATAAAGCCTCGTCATTGTTTAAAAACCCTCCAAAGAGCCTCTCGTAGTTTGGACTAATTTGGGTAACAAACGGAAATTAtccaatttgacaaaaaatatatatataattcctATATTAACTCTGGTTTCAAACTATACTAAAAGTTAGTTTAGGGTTTAATTAAGATTTCAAAaactttcttgcttcatttaagaaaaaatcaaaatttaggaGTTCATTCAACAAATTCTAAACTTTTTTTGTCTTCTCCAACAGCGATGATGTTAAGATTTCAGACCCCATTgcctttctttttgttcttttttccccttttttctgcTTTCATTTCccttccattttcttctccttttcttcACTCTAGCCAATGTCACCTTGCCACTTCTGTTCACCACCATTGTCGCCGTCACTATGGTTGCCATGGTCACCAGCTTCATCGTCATCTTCAGCACCATTGGGTCTCAGATTTCATCTAAATTCATGAAATTTCATGCCTCTTCATGTGAAATTGGTGACAAATAATCATTACATGGCTCCTAAGGATTGTCCTAGTACCAATTTCATAACATTTTGGTGGTGATTTCATAAAACAAAGAGGGTTAaacccatttttattttaacATCCTTTTACTACTTTTGGCCCACTTTTCGCCAAATCGGATACCAAAATTGAGATATGCGCAACAAATAGAGTTTGAGATaatattttggtgaattttcaaCAATAAATTGTAGTGACTAATGGTGGTGGTAGAAGCAGCGGTGGCACACCTCCATCTCTGCTGCTGATTTGCTACACTAGTAGGTGGAAGAGAAAGGGAAAATCAatagagaagaaaagaagaaaaaagaaaagaaaataagaaaataaggtTAACAAAGGTTGGTGTTGACTTTGCTTCAGTTTTGCGTTTGCTTTTCTGCTCCAAATAGTTgaggagaaagaagaaaaaaggacgaagaaggaaaaaaaggcaaaaaagaagaccaggaaaaagaaaagaaaagaaaatataaaattgcCACAGTACCTTTGATATATTGTTATCACACTCACTTGTCAAGTGTGTGCAATTCACATCCTgtcaaattggatgattttcaCTCATTCCCCAAATTAGTCCAAACTACAAGGGGGCTTTTTGGGCGTTTTCAAACAATGAGAAAGCTTTATGAATATAACCCAAACCACAGGAGGGCATAGTATATTTTACCCAAAAACCTATATATAACTCCTCATGATTTGACTTAAAGTGTCATCATTAGTTTTTTCATTAAAACTAACAGTCAAtagtaaaaagtcaaaatcaaactaaGAAATTGACAAATTCATCTTTTCActacttttttctttatatttctttctttttcttttggaagAGAAGAGATGATATTGAAAACTTATATTTTGTTGTacaaaatcttaattttttagaaataaaaaagagatggaaggcaaataaaaagtaaataatagTGACACTTAGTTATTGAAAGGGTAAGtttatcaatttattagtttgactTTGACTTTTTACTATTGACCATTAATTTTAACGCAAACACTAGCAGTGACACTTTAACCTATACCATGAGAGGGGTTATATATAGGTTTTTAACATAGTTATTAAAACCAACCTGGGCATCACCCCGACAAGAGGACCGGGTTGGGTGGTCAGTGGTTCAACTGATGGATCACGGTTGAACCGTTAGGTCAtactatataatataaataaatcaacatataaattataatataagtaCAGAAATTCTTAAATGTTAACAAGTCATAATCTATTTATGTTTTATAGTTTATACACATAAGTCATACCCCTATGTATTTCTTAGTTCATGAATTCATATTGATATTATATACAAACATAAATGATAAATCTAAGTGTCAAAGAGAGAAATAAACCTTAATTTCTAactctcttttcaatttttctcatCTAATTGTCAAAAAGACGATAATGCCTATGTTGGTGTGGCTGgtcaaattaaaaaattggataaaaaataatttcaaaaaaatttccaaaacctATTGGGATCATCAAAAACCGTCCGGATCAAACGGTTTAAAATGAGTCATCTACAACTCTGGTCCAAATACTGAACCGGGCCGGTTCCATGGCTGGTTCATTGGTTTGACCGGTTCAACCACCGGGTCGGGTCAGGTTTTATAACTATGGTTTTTAAACCATAAGGGGTTAAGTGGTAAAACATCAAATCACAAGGGGGTAAAACGTAATTTACCCTTAAACACATATAAACTAAATAGAGCTCATAATTAATcatataataattaaaaaataacaaatataTGTATCAATGGTTATTTTTATCTACTCTTGTATTTGCTATTAATAATTGATTGATCCTTATATTTTAATCATCTATTAatctatttgtttttatttttaatgaTTGATTAACTGTAAGCTCTAGAATTTGTTTATGTGCACTTAAGTAACTTAGTTACTCAATTAAATATGCATAGCAAAGCAAGAAACATCTGTTGGAATGCCAGGTTTTATACTATTAGGTCAACCAATCAAATTTTGATATGGCAGCATCACTAGTAACGCAGAACGTGAAGTGTTTGCAAATTGCCTACTAGATGGAGAGTTGATTGCTTGAAGGCCTTGGGGAGTGAGGATTGAAAGACGCTCAAATTTTCTCATGTGCAAGTGCATAGGTTGTATATGATTATAAGGAGGATTCAAGTGTCGATTCACAGGGAGGATTAACTAATTATCAATATTTATCGAGTTCTCCTctatttagactatcacaaaTGCAAGTAAATAAAATTACGTTATGAACATATAATAAAAGATAATGAAAATGATAAGCTAAAGTTTCTAGGATTTAGATTTTCCTCCCTATCTTTGTTAGTGAAACGACCTGGTTAATTGAGTTTTATTTCTTTCTAAGTAATGACGTAATTTCTTAATGTGTATgatattcatttttttccaGTGTGCACACTATATCTATAACCAATTCATACCTATTTTTGTGATTataaattagttacaagttcattaaattttgtaaaaattacTTGATTGAAATCACAAAGGTATGCCTCTACTTCCATAAATCTACAACCTAGGTTTAGTACTTTTGCAAATTAGTATTAAATTCCAACTTTCATTGATTATTCAGCAGCttagattatcacaattaatgactAGTTAATTGTAATTGAGAAAACCAAAAATACTAAATAACTTGTGCAAAATATAACATCAATTAACCAAGCAAATACCAAATAACAAAGTATAGAAGGGTCGTCCAAATTCTAGGAATAAAACTTACCAAAACatgatgaaattaaagaaaactatTAGAAAATTGTTTAAAATTCTAGAATTTTTTTGTACTTTACTTTCAAAATAATAACTTTACGTCTCATAAAAATTAAGTtgataaaatttaatttcaacCTAGATTTTCAACCACTTTTTATCCTGAATTCGTTACGTAACTCACAAATGGCTGCTTTTGACGAGTGCGGGGTATGCATAAAACAATTAAACTATGAGGATTTGaaaatttgcttatattttcttataagtctcttttattttgaataagttaatgTATAATTTCTTTAATACTAATTACTTCCCTTAATAGATGCAATAAATAATAGAGtcgagagttttacttttactttttgaGACGGCCCCGCCTCCCCCTAGTGCGAACCCAAAGGtttggtggaccgcctgcccaactctcgtcaggactcacgcactcaCTCGAACCgaatcaagattttcaagccAACAATTTTTTAAAACCAAGAAAGTACTTGAATAACAACAGTCACAATCCTTAGGTAATAACGTAAACTATTACAACCACAATATTTGAAATACAAATGAAATTTACACTTTCAAATGTCCAAAAATCGCTCAGGGAATTACACTAGCTCTACACAAAAGCTGGCTAGTCTAGCACCTCtaatttttcatttcaaattcctGTTATGGAATAACAAACTAAAAGGAATGAACggacgctcagtgaggccaagaaatcaagcaagcaagtaaAGTAAGTACCATAATTCAACTTGAGTAGCACATGTACAGAATAACAACAATATTTTCACGTAAAATCACAAAAGGACTAAAACACGTTCATTAAGAGGATACAGGAGTTCTCAGGAGCTAATCCGCAAGCTTGCTGTTAATCTCAGTCTgtagcttttgatgattacaaaacaaatggatgttactaatgatCTCTCAGTAGACCTTTTCAGAAATGGAGCAAAACATGTTCAAAAATTAAGCACAAAGGATGCTGAagctgctgtcggacgcataagaAGACTGGAtcagacgtccgacaaccattgcaCAACTTCAGACGCATGAAGAAATCCACCCTCAGACGTCCGACGATATTAAGTCATTCCTTCtaaactcactgacctcgatcggacgcacatcatCAGAGCACCGAACGTCCGACAAATATTGCGACATTGCGGACGTAAAACTTTGGAGGCATCGGAtatccgaaagaattgaagaagaattctcAGTTTCACTTCCTACTTTCGGACGCATACACTGAAGGCACCGGACATCCgaaacaattcaagaaaatttcttgagcTCACTGCCCACGTTCGGACGCAAGAAATTAGTCTACCGGACATTCGACACTgacaacggctagttgactcttcaactgccttctacccgttgggagcattaattgaagaactttttggtcttatataaatagaacaaagttaactatttcaaaataattttacacattgagactacatcagatcaagagtgattttagtaGGAAAAtaatcttcaaagaagatttatAATTTTAGTTGTGTAAATTTTGATAaacttttctagtgtgattcaattatttcaatagtgtaactttgtgagggttatccgagtgatagtaaaacttccttgcttgaccaagtgtggcttggggcaaggaggaagtgatccttcttttgtacacaacgattggttgcaagttgatcaacttgaagaagtttgctcactaaagtgatattcaaactcaagagaagtttggtacttggttcgatattctttctcttttacttactgtcttgctatataaattgttcatctcttctactcacaagtacttgtgctttcttattaattgctccattgtgtggttttttagaaaaagagggcaagtaCTCAAAAAGTGACTCAAATCTTGGCCAGTTTTtaaaactacctaattcaccccctcttagattgttttcgatccttacaattggtatcagaccttggtctcctagagattaagctcaatcgattTTGGAGGAAAAATGATAACTaacaatgccatgttctttAAAGGACAATCCGTCACTAGACCCCCAATGTTCAAtagatcaaattatgtgagttggatggaaagaatgattattttattataatctattgatatcgagtTGTGGTTTATTGTCAATGAAGGTCCTTATGATACCTCTATAGTTGATGAAGTCACTCATAGACCAAGACcaa
This portion of the Coffea arabica cultivar ET-39 chromosome 2e, Coffea Arabica ET-39 HiFi, whole genome shotgun sequence genome encodes:
- the LOC113729209 gene encoding xyloglucan endotransglucosylase protein 7-like produces the protein MAYALSVKASLVLSFFVVAFAGNFYQDFDITFGDGRAQILQNGKLLTLSLDKTSGSGFRSKNQYLFGKIDIQMKLVPGNSAGTVTTYYLSSIGSNHDEIDFEFLGNLSGEPYILHTNVYTQGKGGREQQFYLWFDPTKGFHTYTILWNPRSIIFSVDGTPIRQFKNLESSGIPYPKDQPMWMYSSLWDAEDWATRGGLVKTDWSQAPFIASYQNYNAQACIWSSGSSTSSCSNSNSSANSWLTESLDSSGLERINWVQKNYMIYNYCTDKNRFPQGFPHECSL